Genomic segment of Bacteroidota bacterium:
TGTATAACATCTGTATAGGTTACTAATTTTGTTTCTTCATCTATTGGAAAATAGGGTATTTCAATATCAGAAGCTTTTTGTGCGAATAAACCCACACTCAGGAACAAAACGAAAATTAAACTGATTTTTTTCATACGTGATTTTAATAATTAGGTTGAATTTTTTTACGAAGATAAGAGGCAAAAATGATACCGTTTACTTTTTTTTACAGCTGTTTTGTTAACAGTTTGTGAAGAAATCTGCTGCTGCCTTTTTATAATTACTTCATTTCTTTACCTTTGTAGCTATAAATGTAAATCTATGAGTTCTCAATTTTTTGTTGCTTTGGTGGTAGTATGTTATGTTCTCGCAGTAGGGGGACTATTCGTAATTGAATACATTAAAAGCAAAAGAGGCAACGGATCAGGGCATTGAATGAGAAATGAGTAATGAGTAATGAGTTGCGCCTACTTGGCCGTAATATTATTCTCCTTGCCTCTTAGTACGATTTTCTGAAATAAATCCTCCATTTCACCCGTGAATTAAAGTTCAATTCCACCACAAAGCCCCAATTATCAATTGTCAATTATCAATTCTCAATTTTTGTTGAAATTTCGTGCATAAATAATCGCCTGAAATACTTAAAAACACTACATTTTTCAGTATTTAAGTCGTATATTTGCATATTCAAATTTAAAATACAACTTCGCAAGCAAAACAGTAAAATTTACGCCTGAAAAAGAGGTAGAACGATTTATGGAAAAAGAAGAAATTTTAGCACAAGATCACTCCAATTACACAGCCGAGAACATACAAGTATTAGAAGGTCTGGAAGCCGTTAGAAAGCGTCCTGCCATGTATATTGGTGATACCGGATTTAAGGGTCTACATCATTTGGTATATGAGGTAGTGGATAACTCTATTGATGAGGCCCTCGCGGGTTACTGTCGCATAATCGATGTTACCATCTTACCCGGTAATATTATTCGTGTAAAAGACGACGGAAGAGGAATACCTACCGAGATACATAAAAAGGAAAAAAGATCTGCTTTAGAGGTTGTAATGACCGTATTGCACGCCGGTGGAAAATTCGATAAAGACACATATAAGGTTTCCGGAGGATTACACGGTGTGGGTGTGAGTTGCGTTAATGCACTTTCCAAACATCTTACCGTAGAAGTTCACCGCAATGGTAAAATGTTCATGCAGGAATATGAAATTGGAAAACCACTTTATCCTGTAAAAGAAACAGGTGATTCCGATGTTCATGGAACCTATGTTACTTTCCAACCGGATGATACTATTTTTACCGTAACGGAATTTAAATACGATACATTATTATCGAGAATACGCGAATTGGCTTATCTAAATAAAGGAATCAGTCTCACTTTAACCGATGAGCGTGAAGCAGATGAAGAAGGCAAATTCAGAACGGATACTTTTTTGAGTCAGGGTGGATTAGTGGAATTTGTTAAATTTCTGGATGAAAGTCGCACTTCCATCATTCCTTTTCCAATTTATGCAGAAGGAGGAAAAGATAATGTGATGGTGGAAATCGCTTTGCAATACAACGATTCTTATAGTGAGAATATCCATTCTTACGTGAATAATATCAATACCATTGAAGGAGGAACCCACGTTGCAGGTTTCCGTCGCGCTCTTACAAGAACCTTTAAAGCTTATGGCGATAAAGAAAATATGTTTGAAAAAGCGAAAGTGGAAATTTCCGGCGATGATTTCCGGGAAGGACTTACTGCTTTGATCTCCATAAAAGTTCCGGAACCACAATTTGAAGGCCAAACCAAAACCAAATTAGGTAATAATGAGGTAATGGGTATTGTAGATATTATTTCCGGCGAAATGCTGAATAATTATCTGGAGGAAAATCCAAAACAGGCAAAACTTATTATTGGTAAAGTAATTCTCGCCGCGCAGGCAAGAATTGCAGCAAGAAAAGCCCGTGAACTTGTTCAGCGCAAAAGTGCGTTTGGCGGTGGTGGATTACCTGGAAAACTTGCCGATTGTCAGGAAAAAGATGCTTCCAAATGCGAATTATACCTTGTAGAGGGAGACAGCGCCGGTGGAACTGCAAAACAGGGCAGGAACAGAGGATTTCAAGCCATCTTACCATTGAGAGGAAAAATTCTCAACGTGGAAAAAGCATTGGATTACAAAATTTTTGACAACGAGGAGATAAAAAATATTTTTACGGCTTTGGGTGTTATGCCGGCTGAAGATAAAACTTTAGATACAGCAAAACTTCGTTATCACAAGATCATTATCATGACGGATGCCGATGTGGATGGAAGTCATATTACGACTCTTATACTCACTTTCTTTTTTAGAAAATGTTTTGAATTGGTGAAGGAAGGATATATCTATATTGCAACACCTCCTTTATACCTTGTTAAAAAAGGAAAGGAACAACGTTATTGCTGGAATGATGAAGAAAGAAAGGCCACCACTGCAGAATTTGCAAAAGGTGGAAACGAAAGTTCAGTTCACGTTCAACGATATAAGGGTTTGGGAGAGATGAACGCAGAACAACTTTGGGAAACAACAATGAATCCCGAAACAAGAACATTGCGTCAGGTAACTATCGACTCCGCAGTAGAAGCTGATCATGTATTTTCTATGTTAATGGGAGATGAAGTTCCACCGCGCAGAGAATTTATTGAAGCTCATGCTAAATATGCGAATTTGGATGTGTAATTAATATTAAAAAAATAATCAAGCCACGAGTTTGCGAATTTTAAAATTCGTGAATTCGTGGCTTTTTTTCATCCGTGTTGTAGGTTAAATATGTAGCCACGAATGCACAGTAGTAGTATAGGTTAATTAGAGAGTTTTTAATTAATAGAAGGTTGTAACAAATAAACAGTCGAATTAAATGAGGTCGGTTTCTACATGATTATTTTACAGCACCATGCTGTGGTGGTTGAAAAACGCAACCGCTTTGTATAACAATTAAATCCATGAAAAAATAATAACCCCCGGCTTTAGCCGGTGGGAATGCACGGCCCCCGAAATGGGCTTTAGCCCAAATGAGTATTTTGAATTAAACAGTAATGTTTGATGGAGGTGTGCTTTAGTTCCAGTTGTTCATTTAGATTAAATTTTATCATTGATGCTCCTTTTGGGCTAAAGCCCTGCTTCTCGTACCATTTGCATCCCTCCGGCTAAAGCCGGGGGTTATTGGTGTTTTTGATTTGAAATAATTTATTTTGTTTTAATTCAACAACTTATTATCAATATAAAATTCTTGTAACTCCATTAAGACTTTATTAAGATTGATTTTTGCATGATGTTTTCACCTTCGCCATACTGTGGTTGGTGAAAAAACTACGACGTATTAGAATGTTTATCGGAAACTAACGCTGGAACTTTTGTAAACCCAAAGAAATAATAAATAACAATCAAAAAATAAAAAATGTTAATCGGAACTCAACCCTGTAAACTTTTGCTAACCCAGAACCGAAACATGTAGTGATCGACGAAGGAGATCTACTACATGTCAGAACTTATAACCCTATATTAA
This window contains:
- the gyrB gene encoding DNA topoisomerase (ATP-hydrolyzing) subunit B — protein: MEKEEILAQDHSNYTAENIQVLEGLEAVRKRPAMYIGDTGFKGLHHLVYEVVDNSIDEALAGYCRIIDVTILPGNIIRVKDDGRGIPTEIHKKEKRSALEVVMTVLHAGGKFDKDTYKVSGGLHGVGVSCVNALSKHLTVEVHRNGKMFMQEYEIGKPLYPVKETGDSDVHGTYVTFQPDDTIFTVTEFKYDTLLSRIRELAYLNKGISLTLTDEREADEEGKFRTDTFLSQGGLVEFVKFLDESRTSIIPFPIYAEGGKDNVMVEIALQYNDSYSENIHSYVNNINTIEGGTHVAGFRRALTRTFKAYGDKENMFEKAKVEISGDDFREGLTALISIKVPEPQFEGQTKTKLGNNEVMGIVDIISGEMLNNYLEENPKQAKLIIGKVILAAQARIAARKARELVQRKSAFGGGGLPGKLADCQEKDASKCELYLVEGDSAGGTAKQGRNRGFQAILPLRGKILNVEKALDYKIFDNEEIKNIFTALGVMPAEDKTLDTAKLRYHKIIIMTDADVDGSHITTLILTFFFRKCFELVKEGYIYIATPPLYLVKKGKEQRYCWNDEERKATTAEFAKGGNESSVHVQRYKGLGEMNAEQLWETTMNPETRTLRQVTIDSAVEADHVFSMLMGDEVPPRREFIEAHAKYANLDV